Below is a genomic region from Spartinivicinus marinus.
GCGTGATAGCTAATTTCTGCAGCAATATCAGCGCTAACAGCACCAGTTCGGGCTGCTTCGTGGACAATGACACAACGGCCGGTTTTTTGGACTGAGGCAAGGATGGTGTCGTAGTCAATGGGTTTAATAGAAGCAAGATCAATGACTTCAGCAGAGATACCAGTTTCTTCTAGTTGCTTGGCTGCTTGCAGGGTTTCCTGAACCGAGGCGCCCCAGCTGATCAGCGTGACATCGTGGCCTTCTTTTAAGGTGAAGCAGATATCCAGAGGCAAGGGCTCACCGTCATTAGGGACGACTTGCTTAGATGCTCGATAAATACGTTTAGGTTCAAAAAACAGCACTGGGTCAGGGTCTTGAATGGCTGCCAGCAAGAGACCATAAGCCCGTTTGGGAGAAGAAGGGATTACTACTCGAAAACCTGGAATATGGGCAAACAAGGCTTCGGTGCTTTCGGAGTGATGCTCTGGTGCATGAATACCGCCACCAAAGGGTGCACGCACCACCAACGGGCAGGTGAGTCGGCCACGGGTGCGATTTCGCATTCGAGCGGCGTGGCACATGAGCTGTTCAAGGGCTGGGAAGATAAAGCCCATAAACTGAATTTCTGCGACAGGTTTTAGCCCTTGGGTAGCCATGCCAATACTGACTCCCGCAATCAGTGCTTCGGCTAAAGGGGTGTCCATTACTCGTCTAAAGCCAAATTGTTCTTTAAGCCCCTGGGTCGCTCGGAAAACGCCACCATTGACTCCTACATCTTCGCCAAGTACTACTACATCTGGGTCATTGGTCATGGCGTGGTGTAGTGCTTGATTAACGGCTTCCACTAAGGTGATTTTATCAGTCATGACCACCTCCTTTGGTAACTTTGGCTTCCATTGCCATTTGTTGCTCTGT
It encodes:
- a CDS encoding alpha-ketoacid dehydrogenase subunit beta, coding for MTDKITLVEAVNQALHHAMTNDPDVVVLGEDVGVNGGVFRATQGLKEQFGFRRVMDTPLAEALIAGVSIGMATQGLKPVAEIQFMGFIFPALEQLMCHAARMRNRTRGRLTCPLVVRAPFGGGIHAPEHHSESTEALFAHIPGFRVVIPSSPKRAYGLLLAAIQDPDPVLFFEPKRIYRASKQVVPNDGEPLPLDICFTLKEGHDVTLISWGASVQETLQAAKQLEETGISAEVIDLASIKPIDYDTILASVQKTGRCVIVHEAARTGAVSADIAAEISYHAAVELEAPVERVTGYDITMPYYRMEQYYIPSKGDIINAVNKTMEQA